In one Vulgatibacter incomptus genomic region, the following are encoded:
- a CDS encoding LL-diaminopimelate aminotransferase — MKIADRIASIPPYLFAELDKRRAQVAARGVDVINLGIGDPDRPTFPGIVERMRQEVVRPEHHAYPAYEGARSFREACATYLSSRFGVDCDPDREIMAAIGSKEAIAHLIWAFVDRGDVALIPDPAYPVVRAHTLFCGGEPYSLPLRAESGFLPDLEAIPAGVARRATILYLNYPNNPTAAVADLAFFERAVDWCRRKDVLLCHDAAYTEITFDGFKAPSVLEVPGAKDVAIEIHSLSKTYNMTGWRIAFAAGSAAAIRALGVIKTNTDSGPFTAVQMAAAEALLGTPPQVLHEQNELYARRRDVMVEALRAAGVDAPRTRGSVYLWCPVPGGESSAAFCGRLLEETGVLVTPGNGYGAEGEGYFRISLTVPDERLREAARRIRDARRR, encoded by the coding sequence GTGAAGATCGCCGACCGCATCGCCAGCATCCCCCCCTACCTCTTCGCGGAGCTCGACAAGCGCCGGGCCCAGGTCGCCGCACGCGGTGTCGACGTCATCAACCTCGGGATCGGCGATCCGGATCGTCCGACCTTCCCCGGGATCGTCGAGCGCATGCGGCAGGAGGTGGTCCGTCCAGAGCACCACGCCTATCCGGCCTACGAGGGCGCCCGATCGTTCCGCGAGGCCTGCGCCACGTACCTCTCGTCGCGGTTCGGCGTCGACTGTGATCCCGATCGCGAGATCATGGCGGCCATCGGCTCCAAGGAGGCCATCGCGCATCTGATCTGGGCCTTCGTGGATCGGGGCGACGTCGCGCTGATCCCGGATCCCGCCTATCCGGTGGTGCGAGCCCACACGCTCTTCTGCGGCGGCGAGCCGTATTCGCTGCCGCTCCGCGCCGAGAGCGGTTTCCTGCCCGATCTCGAGGCGATCCCGGCGGGTGTGGCGAGGCGGGCCACGATCCTCTACCTGAACTACCCGAACAACCCGACCGCCGCGGTGGCGGACCTCGCCTTCTTCGAGCGCGCGGTCGACTGGTGCCGGCGCAAGGACGTGCTCCTCTGCCACGACGCCGCGTACACGGAGATCACCTTCGACGGTTTCAAGGCGCCCAGCGTCCTCGAGGTGCCCGGCGCGAAGGACGTGGCGATCGAGATCCACTCCCTGTCGAAGACCTACAACATGACGGGGTGGCGGATCGCCTTCGCCGCCGGATCCGCCGCGGCGATCCGTGCATTAGGGGTCATCAAGACGAACACTGACTCCGGCCCCTTCACCGCCGTGCAGATGGCCGCAGCTGAGGCCCTTCTCGGCACGCCCCCGCAGGTGCTGCACGAGCAGAACGAGCTCTACGCCCGCCGGCGCGACGTGATGGTCGAGGCGCTGCGCGCCGCCGGCGTCGACGCGCCCCGGACCCGCGGGAGCGTCTACCTCTGGTGCCCTGTACCCGGAGGCGAGTCGTCCGCCGCCTTCTGCGGGAGGCTGCTCGAGGAGACCGGCGTCCTCGTCACGCCCGGCAATGGCTACGGCGCAGAGGGCGAGGGCTACTTCCGCATCTCACTAACGGTGCCCGACGAGCGTCTGCGCGAGGCCGCCCGCCGGATCCGCGACGCGCGCCGGCGCTGA
- a CDS encoding L,D-transpeptidase family protein, with the protein MTLGRKARRLVGAAAATFVGCTAEAPPSVACPPGETSIVVSTGAHELAACKDGRAELVYAVAIGRGGTGKTAEGDRKTPLGDYPLGLPRPSRKFRTFIPIGYPTERQAREGLTGSDVGIHGPSRPFAWLGSSNLWIDWTLGCIALGRDADIDTLAEWVLREQPIAVRIR; encoded by the coding sequence ATGACCTTGGGGAGGAAAGCGCGGCGCCTGGTCGGGGCGGCTGCCGCCACGTTCGTAGGTTGTACTGCGGAAGCGCCGCCGTCCGTCGCGTGCCCGCCCGGCGAGACGTCGATCGTCGTGTCGACCGGGGCGCACGAGCTCGCTGCGTGCAAGGATGGAAGGGCCGAGTTGGTGTACGCCGTTGCCATCGGCCGCGGCGGAACCGGCAAGACCGCCGAGGGCGATCGAAAGACGCCCCTCGGCGACTATCCCTTGGGACTGCCAAGGCCGTCGCGGAAGTTCCGCACCTTCATCCCCATCGGCTATCCCACCGAGCGGCAGGCGCGGGAAGGTCTCACCGGGAGCGATGTCGGAATCCACGGTCCGTCGCGCCCCTTCGCTTGGCTCGGGTCGAGCAACTTGTGGATCGATTGGACCCTGGGCTGCATCGCCCTGGGCCGCGACGCCGACATCGACACGCTCGCCGAATGGGTTCTACGCGAGCAGCCGATCGCGGTTCGGATCCGTTAG
- a CDS encoding acyltransferase, which translates to MSQRGFVVTSLGKLVDEPWYYFERAAAILRARALFRGATLGPRVGAKGRVDATLEGVCRLGARVTFRGGMIPTQLRVHRGGTLTVGEDAVVNYGVLIEVHDRVEIGARAMIASMSRICDRDGTRTGPVVIEDDVWIAHGALIQPGVHIGAGAVVSAGSVVTDDVPSRFMASGNPARMAPLALVRPSATCSNTVKPRN; encoded by the coding sequence GTGAGCCAGCGAGGGTTCGTCGTCACCTCTCTCGGGAAGCTCGTCGACGAGCCCTGGTACTACTTCGAGCGAGCCGCGGCGATCCTCCGGGCGCGCGCCCTGTTTCGCGGAGCGACCCTCGGCCCGAGGGTCGGCGCGAAGGGTCGCGTTGACGCCACCCTCGAAGGTGTCTGCCGCCTCGGGGCGCGAGTGACCTTCCGCGGAGGCATGATCCCGACGCAGCTTCGAGTGCATCGTGGAGGTACGCTGACCGTCGGGGAGGACGCGGTCGTCAACTACGGGGTGCTAATCGAGGTGCACGATCGGGTGGAGATCGGTGCGCGAGCGATGATCGCCTCGATGTCCCGGATCTGCGACCGAGACGGGACCCGCACCGGCCCGGTCGTCATCGAAGACGACGTCTGGATCGCCCACGGCGCGCTGATTCAGCCCGGGGTCCACATCGGCGCGGGCGCGGTCGTCTCGGCGGGTAGCGTGGTCACCGATGACGTTCCGTCCCGATTCATGGCCTCGGGCAATCCGGCGCGAATGGCGCCGCTCGCCCTCGTCCGTCCGAGCGCTACATGCTCGAACACCGTGAAGCCGAGGAATTGA
- a CDS encoding acyltransferase — MIGQIEVYGGGRIHLGDRVFLDGSIGPIELHVSRGARLLIGDDVRINGGTSIEATEFVEIGDGVEIGSWSKVIDNHFHIPNGDRCSRPRSVPVRIDRGVRIGERCVVLPGAHLEEGVRLGHGVVVGRRVPARVALEGSPPRRAAVGGIP; from the coding sequence GTGATCGGCCAGATCGAGGTCTACGGAGGCGGACGAATCCACCTCGGCGACCGCGTGTTCCTCGACGGATCCATCGGGCCGATCGAGCTCCACGTCAGCCGCGGCGCGAGGCTCTTGATCGGGGACGACGTCCGGATCAACGGAGGCACCTCGATCGAGGCGACCGAGTTCGTCGAGATCGGGGACGGCGTCGAGATCGGTTCCTGGTCGAAGGTGATCGACAACCACTTCCACATCCCGAACGGCGATCGGTGTTCCCGTCCGCGGTCCGTGCCCGTGCGCATCGATCGCGGCGTCCGGATCGGGGAGCGGTGCGTGGTCCTCCCGGGCGCCCACCTCGAGGAGGGCGTTCGTCTTGGGCACGGTGTGGTCGTCGGAAGGCGCGTCCCCGCTCGGGTCGCGCTCGAGGGGTCTCCGCCGCGCCGCGCGGCCGTTGGGGGCATCCCGTGA
- a CDS encoding LpxI family protein, with protein MGSTPFGVGADDRSLGIIAGSGIFPLRVAESARRSGLRVVAVALDGETDPSIERHCDDVTWVKVGQLGKMVKAFHTRGVGRAAMAGGVKKARLFDGLRPDLHALKLLPKVRSLETDQLLRAIASAFEDEGIEIVDPLVACPALLSRPGVYGRRRPDAAMEADFRLGYRIAKSLGAAEAGQTVCVKSGMLVAIEAMEGTDRCIRRAGELAGKGVVVVKVAMPSQDTRFDAPCIGPETIRTCLEIGAAAVAFESGKTVMLDEGEVVEMADAGKLAVVGLPAEMDT; from the coding sequence ATGGGAAGTACGCCTTTCGGGGTCGGAGCGGACGACCGCTCCCTCGGAATCATCGCCGGCTCGGGAATCTTTCCGCTGCGCGTCGCAGAGAGCGCGCGCCGCTCCGGCCTCCGCGTGGTAGCGGTCGCGCTCGACGGCGAGACCGACCCGTCGATCGAGCGCCATTGCGACGACGTCACCTGGGTGAAGGTCGGGCAGCTCGGCAAGATGGTGAAGGCATTTCACACCCGGGGTGTGGGTCGCGCGGCGATGGCGGGAGGCGTGAAGAAGGCGCGGCTCTTCGACGGCCTTCGCCCTGATCTCCACGCGCTCAAGCTGCTGCCGAAGGTCCGAAGCCTGGAGACCGATCAGCTCCTTCGCGCGATCGCTTCGGCGTTCGAGGACGAGGGCATCGAGATCGTGGATCCGCTCGTCGCGTGTCCGGCGCTCCTCTCCCGCCCCGGCGTCTACGGGCGAAGGCGGCCCGACGCCGCGATGGAGGCCGACTTCCGGCTCGGCTACCGGATCGCGAAGTCGTTGGGCGCTGCGGAGGCGGGACAGACCGTCTGCGTGAAGAGCGGGATGCTCGTGGCCATCGAGGCGATGGAGGGGACCGATCGCTGCATCCGCCGCGCAGGCGAGCTGGCGGGGAAGGGCGTCGTCGTGGTGAAGGTAGCGATGCCCTCCCAGGACACGCGCTTCGACGCGCCGTGCATCGGCCCGGAAACGATCCGCACCTGCCTCGAGATCGGCGCCGCCGCCGTGGCCTTCGAGTCCGGCAAGACGGTGATGCTCGACGAGGGCGAGGTGGTCGAGATGGCCGACGCGGGCAAGCTCGCCGTCGTGGGCCTCCCGGCGGAAATGGATACATGA
- a CDS encoding glutathione S-transferase family protein, translated as MTITITAFERSPDGGKGLARDTRVRWALEEVGQPYQVRLVSFRAMKEAAHLALHPFGQIPTYEEGDLALFETGAIVFHIAARHAGLLPEDANARARAITWMFAALNTVEPPILELGTARLQEGDKPWYAARLPLVEERVRGRLGQLSVRLGDADWIDGAFSAGDLMMVSVLLRLKPSGLLNEYPNLAAYVARGEARPAYKRAFDAHLAVYTRKSSIG; from the coding sequence ATGACCATCACCATTACCGCCTTTGAACGCTCACCCGATGGCGGAAAGGGATTGGCGCGTGATACGCGCGTTCGCTGGGCGCTTGAGGAAGTGGGCCAGCCCTACCAGGTTCGCCTTGTTTCGTTTCGCGCAATGAAGGAAGCCGCGCATCTGGCGCTTCATCCTTTCGGGCAAATTCCGACCTATGAGGAAGGGGATCTCGCACTGTTCGAGACAGGGGCGATCGTGTTTCACATCGCCGCGCGACATGCGGGCTTATTGCCGGAGGATGCCAATGCTCGGGCGCGCGCGATCACATGGATGTTTGCAGCGCTCAACACGGTGGAGCCACCGATTCTTGAACTCGGAACCGCCAGGCTTCAGGAGGGCGATAAGCCCTGGTATGCGGCGCGCCTGCCTCTGGTCGAAGAGCGCGTTCGCGGTCGGCTCGGCCAACTCTCCGTTCGTCTGGGCGATGCCGATTGGATCGATGGTGCGTTCAGCGCTGGCGACTTGATGATGGTGTCGGTGCTGCTCAGGTTGAAGCCGTCGGGCCTCCTGAACGAATATCCAAACTTGGCCGCCTATGTTGCCCGCGGCGAGGCGCGGCCCGCCTACAAGCGAGCCTTCGACGCTCATTTGGCGGTTTACACCCGTAAGTCATCGATCGGCTGA
- a CDS encoding cation:proton antiporter, with protein MSLLLILLLGGLMQAARSFAIGGRPMGSGTALAFGFVLLTAFFAGRIFKQVRLPKLTGYIAAGIVIGPSVLGLVTPTMVEHLKIVNGAAIALIALTAGNELDFRSFRPLLRSVKWITLVAVVGTSALLSLAVFAVRDLLPFMGEMSLEQAIAVSLVLGVTMVAQSPAVVVALRDEMEADGPMSRTVLGVVVIADLVVILLFALVSSFAKSTFGAAGDVLDTIGQLSWEILGSLGAGLLVGVLLAVYLRKVASGAALFVVTVTFVMAEVGQRLHFDPLLVALAAGVLIRNVTKAGDRLHHEIEASSLPVYVVFFAVAGANIHLDVLAVVGIPAAIFVLVRGAGLLAGTRLGAKIAGAPDEVQRYAGMGLLPQAGLALALALLFAKTFPEFGDDAAALTLGVVALNEIIAPAIYRLALVRSGEAGTRAPPEEPQATTAAELAPPIG; from the coding sequence ATGAGCCTCCTCCTGATCCTCCTCCTTGGCGGGCTGATGCAGGCGGCTCGCTCCTTCGCCATCGGGGGCCGGCCCATGGGCTCGGGGACCGCCCTCGCCTTCGGCTTCGTGCTCCTCACCGCCTTCTTCGCCGGCCGGATCTTCAAGCAGGTCCGGCTGCCGAAGCTCACCGGCTACATCGCCGCGGGCATCGTGATCGGGCCGTCGGTCCTCGGCCTGGTCACACCGACGATGGTCGAGCACCTCAAGATCGTGAACGGCGCGGCCATCGCGTTGATCGCCCTCACCGCAGGCAACGAGCTCGACTTTCGATCCTTCCGGCCCCTCTTGCGCTCGGTGAAGTGGATCACGCTGGTGGCGGTGGTCGGCACCTCCGCCCTCCTCTCGCTGGCGGTCTTCGCCGTCCGGGATCTCCTCCCCTTCATGGGGGAGATGTCCCTCGAACAAGCGATCGCGGTCTCCCTCGTGCTCGGCGTGACCATGGTGGCCCAGTCGCCCGCGGTGGTCGTCGCCCTCCGCGACGAGATGGAGGCCGACGGGCCGATGAGCCGCACGGTGCTCGGCGTGGTGGTCATCGCCGACCTCGTGGTCATCCTGCTCTTCGCCCTCGTCTCGTCGTTCGCCAAGTCGACCTTCGGCGCGGCGGGCGACGTCCTCGATACCATCGGCCAGCTCTCCTGGGAGATCCTGGGCTCGCTCGGGGCGGGGCTCCTCGTCGGCGTCCTGCTCGCGGTCTATTTGCGCAAGGTCGCCTCGGGCGCGGCGCTATTCGTGGTCACGGTCACCTTCGTCATGGCCGAGGTCGGCCAGCGGCTGCACTTCGATCCCCTGCTCGTCGCCCTGGCCGCCGGCGTTCTGATCCGCAACGTCACCAAGGCGGGCGACAGGCTGCACCACGAGATCGAGGCGTCTTCTCTACCGGTGTACGTGGTCTTCTTCGCGGTGGCGGGCGCCAACATCCACCTCGACGTGCTCGCCGTGGTGGGCATCCCCGCGGCGATCTTCGTCCTCGTCCGCGGCGCCGGCCTCCTGGCGGGTACACGGCTGGGCGCGAAGATCGCCGGGGCGCCGGACGAGGTGCAGCGCTATGCCGGCATGGGACTCCTGCCCCAGGCGGGCCTCGCACTGGCCCTCGCACTCCTCTTCGCCAAGACCTTCCCCGAGTTCGGCGACGACGCCGCGGCTCTCACCCTGGGTGTCGTCGCGTTGAACGAGATCATCGCGCCGGCGATCTATCGCCTCGCGCTGGTCCGAAGCGGCGAAGCGGGGACGCGGGCGCCCCCGGAGGAGCCGCAGGCGACGACGGCGGCCGAGCTCGCCCCGCCGATCGGCTGA
- a CDS encoding transposase — protein MRDEVWNLRTQRCYRILEKALFAGSDRLGMRLTHYSVQGNHLHLVVEAQDGQALSRGVQGLCVRMARGLNSLMKRQGKVFADRIHSHELRTPREVRNAVAYVLGNARVHALRQGRPAPASADPYAAGPGDPSVALPRTWLLRVGWQNARSVAPA, from the coding sequence ATGCGCGACGAGGTCTGGAACCTTCGGACGCAGCGCTGCTACCGCATCCTCGAGAAGGCGCTGTTTGCTGGCTCGGACCGCCTGGGCATGCGGCTCACCCACTATTCGGTCCAGGGAAACCACCTGCACCTCGTCGTCGAGGCGCAGGATGGCCAGGCGCTCTCACGGGGCGTGCAGGGACTCTGCGTCCGCATGGCGCGCGGCCTCAACAGCCTGATGAAGCGCCAGGGCAAGGTGTTCGCCGATCGCATCCATTCGCACGAGCTGCGCACGCCTCGCGAGGTCCGGAACGCCGTCGCCTACGTGCTCGGCAACGCCCGCGTCCACGCGCTCCGGCAGGGCCGTCCGGCTCCGGCGTCCGCTGACCCGTATGCGGCAGGCCCCGGAGATCCGTCCGTCGCCCTCCCACGCACGTGGTTGCTCCGAGTCGGGTGGCAGAACGCTCGCAGCGTCGCACCCGCCTGA
- a CDS encoding DEAD/DEAH box helicase: MDEKNLPAETPETPAMPAGESPSDYVAGIPYTELPLSPELQRAIAEHGYTHPTPVQAQAIPKVLAGGDLIVRSKTGTGKTAAFSIPVIEKIPEGSRKAQALVLCPTRELAIQVAQEATELAKYKDLRVAAIYGGASMGAQITALQEGAEIIVGTPGRVYDHIRRGTLDLSQAIFGVLDEADEMLSMGFFEEVTRILDCLPKTRQTLLFSATVPPEIERMIRKYLRSPETLLLSGDVYTVEGITHVAYKMVEDYPKPRNLLYLLELENPENAIIFANTRDDTALVAAVLNRNGYDAEMLSGELAQKERERVMAKVKRGEVRYLVATDIAARGIDISDLTHVINYSLPEDPAVYLHRVGRTGRIGKTGTAISLVGGRDYMIQATLERQYTIEFEKRTLPSAEEARKLWTERHVVELREGMGSSAFEAFIPLAQELKKRTDGEFLIAYALKQFFTHRRMEKIALQQKAEGEVEAAPPPRAKPSRGAEGKGRGSERAEGRRKPKEAEGRRPRRGEKKAEGELSSLEPAVHVAPAPGVETPDTPPMDELGKEARAPRSAKLWVSLGEDDGLDAEGVKAALAEAAGADAAAIERVEVRPAHSFVFVPTDAAEAFLAANGKARGEKELKVEKARRRPPRR; encoded by the coding sequence ATGGACGAAAAGAACCTGCCGGCCGAGACGCCGGAGACGCCGGCGATGCCGGCTGGCGAAAGCCCGAGCGACTACGTCGCCGGGATCCCCTACACCGAGCTCCCCCTCTCGCCCGAGCTTCAGCGCGCGATCGCGGAGCACGGCTATACCCATCCAACCCCCGTTCAGGCCCAGGCCATCCCGAAGGTGCTCGCGGGCGGCGACCTGATCGTCCGCTCCAAGACCGGGACCGGGAAGACGGCCGCGTTCTCGATCCCCGTGATCGAGAAGATCCCCGAGGGGAGCCGTAAGGCCCAGGCCCTGGTGCTCTGCCCCACCCGCGAGCTGGCGATCCAGGTGGCCCAGGAGGCCACCGAGCTGGCGAAGTACAAGGACCTGCGCGTGGCCGCGATCTACGGCGGCGCCTCGATGGGCGCCCAGATCACGGCGCTGCAGGAGGGGGCGGAGATCATCGTGGGCACGCCGGGGCGGGTCTACGACCACATCCGCCGCGGCACCCTCGACCTCTCGCAGGCTATTTTCGGCGTCCTCGACGAGGCCGACGAGATGCTCTCGATGGGCTTCTTCGAGGAGGTGACCCGGATCCTCGACTGCCTGCCCAAGACCCGCCAGACCCTGCTCTTCTCCGCGACGGTGCCGCCCGAGATCGAGCGGATGATCCGCAAGTACCTGCGCTCCCCGGAGACGCTGCTGCTCTCCGGCGACGTCTACACCGTGGAGGGGATCACCCACGTCGCCTACAAGATGGTGGAGGACTATCCGAAGCCCCGGAACCTCCTCTACCTCCTCGAGCTGGAGAACCCGGAGAACGCGATCATCTTCGCGAACACCCGGGACGACACGGCGCTGGTGGCGGCGGTGCTGAACCGCAACGGCTACGATGCCGAGATGCTCTCCGGCGAGCTCGCGCAGAAGGAGCGCGAGCGGGTGATGGCGAAGGTGAAGCGGGGCGAGGTGCGCTACCTGGTGGCGACCGACATCGCGGCCCGCGGGATCGACATCTCCGACCTCACCCACGTGATCAACTACTCGCTCCCCGAGGACCCCGCCGTCTACCTCCACCGGGTGGGCCGCACCGGCCGGATCGGAAAGACCGGCACCGCGATCTCGCTGGTGGGCGGCCGCGACTACATGATCCAGGCGACGCTCGAGCGGCAGTACACCATCGAGTTCGAGAAGCGGACCCTCCCCTCCGCGGAGGAGGCGCGCAAGCTCTGGACCGAGCGGCACGTGGTGGAGCTCCGGGAGGGGATGGGATCGTCGGCCTTCGAGGCCTTCATCCCGCTGGCGCAGGAGCTGAAGAAGCGGACGGACGGCGAATTCCTCATCGCCTACGCGCTCAAGCAGTTTTTCACCCACCGCCGCATGGAGAAGATCGCTCTGCAGCAAAAGGCCGAGGGCGAGGTGGAGGCAGCGCCGCCGCCGCGCGCGAAGCCTTCGCGCGGCGCAGAGGGAAAGGGCAGGGGCAGTGAGCGGGCCGAAGGGCGCCGCAAACCGAAGGAGGCCGAGGGCCGGCGCCCCCGCCGCGGCGAGAAGAAGGCCGAAGGCGAGCTCTCGTCGCTCGAGCCTGCCGTGCACGTGGCCCCGGCGCCCGGCGTCGAGACGCCCGACACGCCTCCGATGGACGAGCTCGGCAAGGAGGCGCGTGCGCCCCGTTCGGCGAAGCTCTGGGTGTCCCTGGGCGAGGACGACGGCCTCGACGCGGAGGGCGTGAAGGCCGCGCTCGCGGAGGCAGCCGGCGCAGACGCGGCGGCGATCGAGCGGGTCGAGGTCCGCCCCGCCCACTCCTTCGTCTTCGTGCCGACCGACGCGGCCGAGGCCTTCCTCGCGGCCAACGGAAAGGCGCGGGGCGAGAAGGAGCTCAAGGTCGAGAAGGCCCGGCGCCGCCCGCCGCGTCGCTGA
- a CDS encoding DUF6036 family nucleotidyltransferase gives MTREQLEHLIRAASTIADDDGIVVIGSQSILGQFPDAPAALRVSMEADLFPLHHPQRWDLIDGSIGEGSPFHTTFGYYAQGVGEETAILPNGWRDRLIAIHGPGTRGATGWALEIHDLLLAKYAAGREKDRAFAREAIRHGMVREETLLARLESLAVPSARLTEIGATIRREFREEREA, from the coding sequence ATGACCCGAGAACAGCTCGAGCATTTGATCCGAGCCGCGTCGACCATCGCTGACGACGACGGAATCGTGGTGATCGGGAGCCAGTCGATCCTCGGTCAGTTCCCCGACGCGCCCGCTGCACTACGGGTTTCCATGGAGGCCGATCTGTTTCCGCTCCACCACCCGCAGCGTTGGGATCTGATCGACGGCTCCATCGGCGAAGGATCGCCGTTCCATACGACCTTCGGCTACTACGCCCAGGGCGTTGGGGAGGAGACCGCAATCCTCCCCAACGGCTGGCGCGACCGGCTTATCGCGATCCATGGGCCTGGCACCCGGGGCGCCACCGGATGGGCGCTGGAGATCCACGACCTGCTGCTCGCGAAGTACGCCGCCGGCCGCGAAAAAGATCGGGCCTTCGCCCGGGAGGCCATCCGGCACGGGATGGTGAGGGAGGAGACGCTGCTCGCGAGGCTGGAGTCGCTCGCCGTCCCGTCTGCGCGCCTCACCGAGATCGGGGCGACCATCCGCCGCGAGTTCCGAGAAGAGCGTGAAGCGTAG
- the dapF gene encoding diaminopimelate epimerase has product MNRSTFEFVKLQGLGNDYVFIDCLDRPLPPDPSDLARRVSDRHFGVGSDGLIAVLPGERASLRMRMWNADGSEGEMCGNGLRGFAKYVFERGYVGDHAFDVETKAGVLRPEVLVEDGRVARVRVDMGRPRFERGSLPMAGAPDAPCIDETLSLGGAEVQVTCVSMGNPHCILFVDDVATAPVTTLGPAIEIDPTFPRRVNVSFVAARGPRELHMRVWERGSGETLACGTGACAAAVAAALTGRAERSVVVHLPGGPLEIEWSDHVLMTGPTVEVFRGVFFDPK; this is encoded by the coding sequence ATGAACCGATCGACGTTCGAGTTCGTGAAGCTCCAGGGCCTCGGAAACGACTACGTCTTCATCGATTGCCTCGATCGGCCCCTTCCGCCGGACCCCTCCGACCTCGCGCGACGCGTCTCCGACCGGCACTTCGGCGTCGGCAGCGACGGGCTCATCGCCGTGCTGCCGGGCGAGCGGGCCTCGCTCCGCATGCGCATGTGGAACGCGGACGGCAGCGAGGGCGAGATGTGCGGCAATGGGCTGCGCGGCTTCGCCAAGTACGTGTTCGAGCGCGGCTATGTCGGCGACCACGCCTTCGACGTCGAGACGAAGGCAGGCGTGCTACGCCCCGAGGTCCTCGTGGAGGACGGCCGCGTCGCGCGCGTGCGGGTGGACATGGGGAGGCCCCGCTTCGAGCGCGGATCCCTGCCGATGGCAGGCGCACCCGACGCTCCCTGCATCGACGAGACGCTGTCTCTCGGCGGCGCGGAGGTACAGGTGACCTGCGTGTCCATGGGCAACCCCCACTGCATCCTCTTCGTGGACGACGTGGCCACGGCGCCCGTGACCACCCTGGGGCCGGCCATCGAGATCGATCCGACGTTTCCGCGCCGCGTGAACGTCTCCTTCGTCGCCGCGCGCGGGCCGCGAGAGCTCCACATGCGCGTCTGGGAGCGGGGGAGCGGGGAGACCCTGGCCTGCGGCACCGGCGCTTGTGCAGCCGCCGTCGCAGCCGCGCTCACGGGGCGGGCAGAGCGCTCGGTGGTCGTTCACCTTCCGGGGGGGCCACTCGAGATCGAGTGGTCGGATCACGTGCTCATGACCGGACCGACCGTGGAGGTCTTCCGGGGCGTCTTTTTCGACCCGAAATAG
- a CDS encoding sigma-70 family RNA polymerase sigma factor: MSPSKKISKAKESPRARGRRRPDAEPEEDAELVEAEESQELEPSSILEIAGEESDAEVVGEENPALRARHPALAELDEEDGAEEESSVALSRTDPLARYMQEVNRHPLLSREEEHELAVRYTKTGEVDAAYRLVASNLRLVVKIAYEYRRAAFNVLDLIQEGNVGLLHAVKKYDPYRGVKLSSYAAWWIRAYILRFVMDNWRMVKLGTTQAQRKLFFNLRKEQRRLAAEGFEVGPKLLAERLGVTEREVEDMDRRLSGDEASLHAPMNDDGDATLGDRLALPARAADETLAHEELKNLLRAELEELAKDVDERELFILENRMRSDEPLTLQEIGERFGISRERARQIEAKLVARLRERLMEKVPDLAVLSLGGD; encoded by the coding sequence TTGAGCCCCTCCAAGAAGATCTCCAAAGCGAAGGAATCGCCCAGGGCCCGCGGCCGCCGTCGCCCGGACGCCGAGCCGGAGGAGGACGCCGAGCTCGTCGAGGCGGAGGAGAGCCAGGAGCTCGAGCCGTCCTCGATCCTCGAGATCGCAGGAGAGGAGAGCGACGCCGAGGTGGTGGGCGAGGAGAACCCCGCCCTCCGGGCGCGCCACCCGGCGCTCGCCGAGCTGGACGAGGAGGACGGGGCCGAGGAGGAGTCCTCCGTCGCCCTCTCGCGCACCGACCCCCTCGCCCGCTACATGCAGGAGGTCAACCGGCATCCCCTCCTTTCCCGCGAGGAGGAGCACGAGCTCGCGGTCCGCTACACCAAGACCGGCGAGGTCGACGCGGCCTACCGCCTGGTGGCCTCGAACCTGCGGCTGGTCGTGAAGATCGCCTACGAGTACCGGCGCGCCGCCTTCAACGTCCTCGACCTGATCCAGGAGGGGAACGTCGGCCTCCTTCACGCGGTGAAGAAGTACGACCCCTACCGCGGCGTGAAGCTCTCCTCCTACGCCGCGTGGTGGATCCGCGCCTACATCCTCCGCTTCGTGATGGACAACTGGCGGATGGTGAAGCTCGGCACCACCCAGGCCCAGCGGAAGCTCTTCTTCAACCTGCGCAAGGAGCAGCGCCGCCTCGCGGCGGAGGGGTTCGAGGTCGGCCCCAAGCTCCTCGCGGAGCGCCTCGGCGTCACCGAGCGCGAGGTCGAGGACATGGACCGCCGCCTCTCCGGCGACGAGGCCTCCCTCCACGCGCCGATGAACGACGACGGCGACGCCACCCTCGGCGACCGCCTCGCCCTCCCCGCCCGCGCCGCAGACGAGACCCTCGCCCACGAGGAGCTCAAGAACCTGCTCCGTGCCGAGCTCGAGGAGCTGGCGAAGGACGTCGACGAGCGCGAGCTCTTCATCCTCGAGAACCGGATGCGATCCGACGAGCCGCTCACCCTGCAGGAGATCGGCGAGCGCTTCGGCATCAGCCGCGAGCGCGCCCGTCAGATCGAGGCCAAGCTCGTCGCCCGCCTGCGCGAGCGGCTCATGGAGAAGGTCCCCGACCTCGCGGTGCTCTCGCTGGGCGGCGATTGA